A genomic window from Candidatus Obscuribacterales bacterium includes:
- a CDS encoding TolC family protein — translation MMKYSSAIWLSCIAVICLAICQPCFALTNEGRVTEYSFLPEPLKPAYTLSEAVNEALRNFPSIRAARFKLKAAAAEITLAKTEYLPNLDVLAQEIFTSHNIVAGTIIPQVLDVIPIQSGSASGNTGKGYFSSNQGIGASWLALDFGLRRANVKLAHAATTQAEQSLKLTELDVAFQAAESYLDMIAAEQTIRAARATVDRMKANVLAIHTYVDNGLRPGVDASRADYELSAARIALIDAEQATELARVDLAEKMGVAGTYVNIDPDPIIRAPSPKFDARPVELSKHPLALLRSSVVTTATAKVKVIDKTWYPHLWLHGNFWGRGSNAPGGVGTPIGGGILPQAMNYMVGASLSFPIMDYFEIKAKRKNAFNEELAEKANFDLAMQILEQKDARARVLLTEARRVADETPIMVKAARENAVKTVERYKVGLANIVNVSEAERILARAEVDDALAQVRVWKAILATGYVQGDLRPFLKIVSAAEGKYR, via the coding sequence GTGATGAAGTATTCATCGGCAATATGGCTCAGCTGTATTGCTGTGATTTGTCTTGCCATCTGCCAGCCATGTTTTGCTCTCACTAATGAGGGCAGGGTTACCGAATACAGCTTTTTGCCTGAGCCATTGAAGCCGGCATATACGTTGAGCGAAGCGGTCAATGAGGCGTTACGGAATTTCCCGTCTATTCGTGCTGCCCGTTTTAAATTAAAAGCTGCTGCTGCCGAAATTACCCTAGCTAAAACTGAATACCTGCCGAATCTTGATGTGCTGGCTCAAGAGATATTCACCAGCCATAACATTGTCGCCGGCACAATCATTCCGCAGGTTTTGGATGTTATTCCAATTCAATCCGGAAGTGCATCAGGCAATACCGGAAAAGGTTATTTCTCATCTAACCAAGGTATAGGTGCGTCATGGTTAGCTCTGGACTTTGGACTTCGTCGAGCAAACGTCAAATTAGCACATGCTGCAACCACGCAAGCAGAACAGAGTTTAAAATTGACGGAATTGGATGTTGCTTTTCAAGCTGCAGAAAGTTATCTCGATATGATTGCTGCCGAGCAAACAATTAGAGCAGCGCGTGCCACAGTCGATCGAATGAAAGCAAATGTGTTGGCAATACACACGTATGTGGACAATGGTCTACGTCCTGGTGTTGATGCTTCAAGAGCCGACTATGAGCTTTCAGCAGCACGCATTGCGCTAATAGATGCAGAGCAAGCTACAGAATTGGCGCGCGTTGATTTGGCAGAAAAAATGGGAGTTGCAGGTACTTACGTCAATATCGATCCGGATCCAATTATTAGAGCGCCGAGTCCAAAGTTTGATGCCAGACCGGTTGAGTTGAGCAAGCATCCGTTGGCGCTCTTGCGATCATCCGTTGTCACAACAGCCACAGCTAAAGTTAAGGTGATTGATAAGACTTGGTATCCGCACCTTTGGTTGCATGGCAATTTCTGGGGTAGAGGTTCCAATGCTCCAGGCGGTGTCGGTACACCAATCGGTGGCGGCATATTACCGCAAGCAATGAATTACATGGTTGGTGCGTCTTTAAGTTTCCCAATTATGGATTACTTTGAAATTAAGGCTAAACGCAAAAACGCATTCAATGAAGAGTTAGCGGAGAAAGCTAACTTCGATCTAGCGATGCAGATACTTGAGCAAAAGGATGCGCGTGCACGTGTGCTTCTAACAGAAGCAAGACGCGTAGCTGACGAAACACCTATTATGGTCAAAGCTGCTCGTGAAAACGCTGTGAAGACAGTTGAAAGATACAAAGTTGGATTGGCAAACATCGTAAACGTGTCGGAAGCAGAACGCATTCTGGCACGTGCTGAGGTCGATGATGCTCTTGCCCAGGTTCGAGTATGGAAAGCAATTCTGGCTACAGGATATGTACAAGGTGATTTGCGTCCGTTCTTGAAGATAGTTAGTGCAGCGGAGGGCAAATACCGGTGA
- a CDS encoding SDR family oxidoreductase, which produces MDLKDKSILVLGATSSIARALAEELAKQGAHVHVAGRTPTEIERIANDLSVRYQQQSTAHSFQASDFKSHETLLIQVESKNGKHGLDGLVVAFGELGDQIEAQSEFEQAKSIIDSNFTGAVSILTHAANHFEKQGHGFIIGIASVAGDRGRQSNYIYGSAKGAFALFLQGLRNRLCKSGVQVLTVKPGFVDTKMTYGRQGMFLVASPEAVAQDIVKALKANKQVVYTPWFWQWIMLIIKTIPEPIFMKMKM; this is translated from the coding sequence ATGGACTTAAAAGACAAATCCATACTTGTACTTGGTGCAACATCTAGTATCGCCAGAGCGCTAGCAGAAGAACTTGCAAAACAAGGCGCGCATGTACACGTAGCCGGACGCACCCCTACCGAGATAGAAAGAATCGCTAACGATCTAAGCGTCCGCTACCAGCAACAATCAACAGCACACTCCTTTCAAGCATCTGATTTCAAATCACACGAAACTCTCTTGATCCAAGTTGAAAGCAAAAACGGCAAACACGGACTTGATGGTCTGGTCGTTGCCTTTGGCGAACTTGGTGATCAAATAGAAGCACAATCAGAATTTGAACAAGCAAAAAGCATCATCGACTCCAACTTCACTGGAGCCGTTTCAATTCTCACTCACGCCGCTAATCATTTTGAAAAACAGGGACACGGTTTTATTATTGGCATAGCTTCGGTAGCCGGCGACCGTGGCAGACAAAGCAACTATATATATGGATCTGCCAAAGGCGCCTTCGCTCTCTTCCTCCAAGGGCTGCGCAATCGTCTCTGCAAATCCGGCGTACAAGTACTCACCGTTAAGCCTGGGTTTGTAGACACAAAAATGACATACGGCCGTCAAGGAATGTTCTTGGTTGCAAGTCCGGAAGCCGTTGCTCAAGATATCGTCAAAGCATTGAAAGCAAACAAACAGGTCGTCTACACCCCTTGGTTTTGGCAGTGGATAATGCTCATCATAAAAACCATTCCAGAGCCCATTTTTATGAAAATGAAAATGTAA
- a CDS encoding tetratricopeptide repeat protein, producing the protein MSSRWRDKAYKAEAALDEGNLNQAESLLHQAVDAKVLEGFEDIELAELLSKLALIHLAQGKGDMVEPLLKRSLKIRQREMGDEAHGEVVLALNDLAAFYHRVGQYGQAEKLYVEALQVLIQIFGDDSNALVACLTNLAQFFRQIGKYKEAEEQFRKALEILEKGKGADHHEVGLALNNLGMLCKQQGRFVEAETYYKRALAIFEKGKGKYSKEEATMLNNMGLLYCSQNKFIEAEVVFWRAVEIYEKSLGPDHPEVAKRMATLAGVYFALGNYEKALGLYEWAMKTIEKAKGADDPSVQRLHACVNLCQRAIQKDDISHEEIGVIWRG; encoded by the coding sequence ATGAGCTCGCGTTGGCGCGATAAAGCCTATAAGGCAGAAGCCGCCCTGGATGAGGGGAATCTCAACCAGGCAGAGAGTTTGCTGCACCAAGCTGTGGATGCTAAGGTGCTGGAAGGCTTCGAGGATATCGAGCTGGCTGAGCTGTTAAGCAAGTTGGCCCTAATTCATCTGGCTCAAGGTAAAGGCGATATGGTCGAGCCTCTTCTTAAGCGCTCCCTGAAGATTCGCCAGAGAGAAATGGGAGACGAAGCCCATGGTGAAGTGGTTTTGGCGCTAAATGACCTCGCGGCTTTTTACCATCGCGTGGGACAGTATGGACAGGCAGAAAAGCTTTACGTCGAAGCTCTGCAAGTACTTATTCAAATTTTCGGTGATGACAGCAATGCTTTAGTTGCGTGTCTTACTAACTTGGCACAGTTTTTCAGGCAAATTGGAAAGTACAAGGAAGCCGAAGAGCAATTTCGTAAAGCGCTTGAGATTTTGGAAAAAGGAAAAGGTGCTGATCATCACGAAGTTGGTCTGGCGCTTAACAACTTAGGCATGTTGTGTAAACAACAAGGCAGATTTGTTGAAGCAGAGACGTATTACAAAAGAGCCCTTGCGATATTCGAAAAGGGTAAAGGTAAATATTCAAAAGAAGAAGCTACGATGTTGAACAATATGGGTTTGTTATATTGTTCGCAAAACAAATTCATCGAAGCAGAAGTTGTCTTCTGGCGCGCAGTAGAAATTTACGAGAAGTCGCTCGGGCCAGATCATCCTGAAGTGGCAAAACGTATGGCAACTTTAGCTGGTGTGTATTTTGCTCTGGGCAATTACGAAAAGGCGTTAGGGCTTTACGAATGGGCGATGAAAACCATCGAAAAAGCCAAGGGAGCTGACGATCCAAGCGTGCAGAGATTGCATGCATGTGTGAATTTGTGTCAGCGGGCCATTCAAAAAGACGACATTAGTCACGAAGAAATTGGAGTCATCTGGCGCGGTTAA
- a CDS encoding FAD-binding oxidoreductase, with amino-acid sequence MQNQWSAVNSGPLTGWGRYPVVQAKTVRPENWSAVDNYVKNANSDTLIARGKGRSYGDASINDNGYTILLERFDRFTSFDNTSGDLHLESGVTLEEIINIFAPRGWFPAVVPGTKYVTVGGAIAADIHGKNHHRDGSFCNFVKSFTVIVASGEKVFCSREQNSDLFWATVGGMGLTGIITDVQMTLKPIESVFVEKTEIKAKNLDAVMSLFDQHEKDYQYSVAWIDCLARGNDLGRSILMLGNSLTKDDERIKHLSNPLSLKEKRQIQVPIDSPDWLLNPFTMGTFNSLFYAKQMSDHHKGIANFESYFFPLDAIGSWNRLYGKRGFIQHQTVFPEETSREALKTLLTLSSENGWGSFLAVLKRFGPQDGWLSFPRPGYTLTLDIAVKDGLFDFLKELESVVLNYGGRIYLAKDAFLSADGFRKMYPRFDEWQKVKAKYDPKNTFSSHLSQRLEIR; translated from the coding sequence ATGCAGAATCAATGGTCAGCCGTAAACAGCGGACCCCTCACTGGCTGGGGCAGATACCCGGTCGTGCAGGCTAAAACCGTGCGCCCTGAAAATTGGTCTGCTGTCGATAATTATGTTAAGAACGCTAACTCTGACACGCTCATCGCTCGCGGCAAAGGTCGGAGCTATGGTGATGCCTCCATTAACGACAATGGCTACACCATTTTGCTGGAGCGCTTTGATCGTTTCACTTCATTCGACAATACTTCAGGCGACTTACACTTAGAGTCGGGCGTAACGCTGGAAGAGATAATCAACATTTTTGCACCAAGAGGTTGGTTTCCAGCCGTGGTGCCCGGCACCAAATACGTAACGGTCGGCGGCGCAATTGCTGCAGATATCCATGGCAAAAATCATCACCGCGATGGATCATTTTGCAATTTTGTCAAAAGTTTTACTGTAATTGTTGCCTCCGGAGAAAAGGTATTTTGCTCCCGAGAACAAAACAGCGATCTCTTCTGGGCAACTGTCGGTGGCATGGGACTAACAGGCATCATCACCGATGTGCAGATGACCCTCAAACCCATTGAGTCTGTATTTGTAGAAAAGACTGAAATCAAGGCAAAGAATCTCGATGCAGTTATGTCCTTATTCGATCAACACGAAAAGGACTATCAATATTCCGTTGCCTGGATAGACTGCCTGGCACGCGGCAATGATCTTGGACGCAGTATTTTAATGCTAGGCAACTCTCTTACAAAAGACGACGAAAGAATCAAACATTTATCCAATCCACTTTCGCTGAAAGAAAAACGCCAGATTCAAGTACCAATTGATTCTCCTGATTGGCTATTGAATCCATTTACGATGGGCACCTTCAATTCACTTTTCTATGCCAAACAAATGAGCGATCACCACAAAGGTATCGCTAATTTCGAATCTTACTTCTTCCCACTGGATGCCATCGGCTCTTGGAACAGACTCTATGGCAAGAGAGGATTCATTCAACATCAAACGGTATTTCCTGAAGAAACCAGCCGCGAAGCATTGAAAACATTGCTCACCCTGTCCAGCGAAAACGGCTGGGGTTCTTTCTTGGCAGTATTGAAAAGATTTGGACCACAAGATGGCTGGTTGTCTTTCCCGAGACCCGGCTACACGCTAACTTTGGACATCGCCGTTAAAGATGGCTTATTTGATTTCCTCAAGGAACTTGAATCCGTTGTATTGAACTACGGCGGCAGAATCTATTTAGCAAAAGATGCATTTCTTTCTGCAGATGGATTTCGCAAAATGTATCCACGTTTTGACGAATGGCAAAAGGTCAAAGCAAAATACGATCCAAAAAACACATTCTCCTCTCATCTATCACAGCGCTTAGAGATTCGATAA
- a CDS encoding VOC family protein → MKIKHLDHLNMSVKNFDKTVDWYNRVFGFTLVEYGVRGGVRWGIIKGGESMLCIYEHPEREYADFDDSRLHNFHGINHFGLRITDRNEWEDVIKREKLEVAYGGAVDYPHSTSWYVTDPTGYEIEVALWNKNQINFDGAPMRLSAMF, encoded by the coding sequence ATGAAAATCAAACACCTAGATCACCTAAACATGTCCGTCAAAAACTTCGACAAAACCGTCGACTGGTACAACCGCGTCTTCGGTTTCACTCTGGTCGAATACGGCGTGCGCGGCGGCGTACGCTGGGGCATTATCAAAGGCGGAGAATCAATGCTCTGCATCTACGAACACCCAGAACGAGAATACGCCGACTTCGACGATTCACGCCTGCATAACTTTCACGGCATCAACCACTTCGGTTTGCGAATAACCGATCGCAATGAATGGGAAGACGTAATCAAACGCGAGAAGTTAGAAGTCGCATACGGCGGAGCCGTTGACTATCCACACTCAACATCGTGGTATGTCACCGATCCAACTGGTTACGAAATCGAAGTCGCCCTCTGGAACAAGAACCAAATAAATTTCGACGGCGCCCCAATGAGACTGTCCGCTATGTTTTAG
- a CDS encoding rubrerythrin family protein: MHNHQTKTEANLHSAFAGESMANRKYLYFARIARKLGSNSVADLFEETAHQETGHAFAHLDLLYPESEMTVEKLLELAIEGELYETNQMYPEFERVAKEEGNLEAVAEFKEQAAESKEHADIFQQAAKRFKALGMVEAFHAKRYQTALENLKSPTLKESA, encoded by the coding sequence ATGCACAATCATCAAACAAAAACCGAAGCCAACCTACATTCCGCATTTGCCGGCGAATCAATGGCCAATCGCAAATATCTGTATTTCGCCAGAATTGCACGCAAACTCGGCAGCAATTCCGTCGCTGATCTCTTCGAAGAAACAGCACATCAAGAAACTGGACACGCCTTCGCACATCTAGATCTCTTGTATCCGGAATCAGAAATGACCGTCGAAAAACTTCTCGAACTTGCCATTGAAGGCGAACTCTACGAGACAAACCAAATGTATCCGGAGTTTGAACGCGTTGCTAAAGAAGAAGGAAATCTTGAAGCAGTTGCTGAATTCAAAGAACAAGCTGCCGAATCAAAAGAACACGCAGACATCTTTCAACAAGCCGCAAAGCGCTTCAAAGCACTAGGCATGGTCGAAGCCTTCCACGCCAAACGCTACCAAACCGCTCTGGAAAACTTGAAAAGCCCAACTCTAAAGGAGTCGGCCTAA
- a CDS encoding uracil-DNA glycosylase yields MNKEIISCRLCPRLVVYREKVAREKRAAYANCDYWGKPVTGFGDPSAELLIVGLAPAAHGGNRTGRVFTGDSSGTFLMRGLHAFGFANIPDSVSRDDGLVLNNAYIVAPVKCAPPDNKPLPKEILNCRPYLDREMALLKDLKVVLVLGKIGMESFLQVLREQGHEIPKLAFAHGAVYDLGEGLPRMFVSYHVSRQNTQTGKLTPAMFESVIGNIQKFLKRRGPKT; encoded by the coding sequence TTGAACAAGGAAATTATTTCCTGTCGACTTTGCCCGCGCCTTGTTGTGTACCGGGAAAAGGTCGCTAGAGAAAAGCGTGCCGCATATGCCAATTGTGATTACTGGGGAAAGCCGGTAACAGGCTTTGGCGACCCTAGTGCTGAGTTGCTTATCGTGGGTTTGGCTCCGGCTGCGCATGGTGGAAATAGAACTGGGCGTGTGTTTACTGGTGACAGTTCAGGGACATTTCTGATGAGAGGACTTCACGCTTTTGGTTTTGCCAATATTCCAGACAGTGTGAGTCGTGATGATGGGCTTGTTTTGAATAATGCTTACATTGTTGCGCCGGTTAAGTGTGCGCCGCCGGATAATAAGCCTTTGCCGAAAGAGATATTGAACTGTCGGCCGTATCTTGATAGAGAAATGGCGTTGTTGAAAGACCTCAAAGTAGTTCTTGTGTTGGGAAAAATCGGCATGGAGTCTTTTCTCCAGGTATTGCGAGAGCAAGGACACGAAATTCCCAAATTGGCTTTCGCGCACGGCGCAGTTTATGACTTAGGTGAGGGCTTGCCGCGTATGTTTGTGTCCTATCATGTAAGTCGGCAGAACACGCAAACTGGCAAGCTTACGCCTGCCATGTTTGAGTCTGTGATTGGGAATATACAGAAATTTCTCAAGCGTCGCGGACCTAAAACATAG
- a CDS encoding tetratricopeptide repeat protein: MLRNLIITTALTVSMAAPTWAATQVLGQPMSKQALEHYYQGLTYFKAGDLERAIAAFKQIVITNPGDPLAHISLATALQQHGDLEDAVAEYQQAIALRPSDAFAHESLGLLFQSQGKIVDAIRQYQDAVRLRPDVPLLRLNLGIALRVYGNLDGAITELGNVVAAYPDNLKARSQLAATYQDKGDWRNAIIEYRKVLVHEPGNFSIRYNYANSLLSTGDAAGASHEFARAIAIEPSVPEAHAQLATALTMQGNLQDAAKELKTATGIKADRADWQYSLGNVLTKLGSYNDAITAFRNAHKIKPGDIETIYGLGYALQLSGDMDSAAQQFEVVIKASPDNINAHYNLGIIRQNKGQLAQAESEFRAVLNSTPNDGQALINLGRTLLMKGQLGEAVGYYRQGLSIETNDANAYVELGKALITLKDRPGARSALESAIALNPNNKDAQLSLAVLSTDEGNPEKAEVIYRQLLAQNPEDSKILALLADNLSDQNKNEQSIEIYQRLVQINPRSPQAYNNLGLALQKTGDLTGAASQYRKAMEFDATFMEAHVNLGNIYLIQKDFGGAMNEYKSASVAAPNNVQVHYNLGLAYAGQNMAPEAKAEYQRAVSLDDKFSAAYYALGLVNMADNNVPDAVASFEKYLSLEPAGPYAESANSNLAKIRQVAAPPAATTEAPTTPDAPSSTSQVENLVR; encoded by the coding sequence ATGTTGAGAAATCTGATAATTACAACGGCATTGACCGTAAGCATGGCAGCCCCCACCTGGGCGGCAACACAAGTCTTGGGACAACCAATGTCCAAGCAGGCGCTTGAGCACTACTATCAAGGCCTCACATACTTCAAGGCGGGCGACCTGGAAAGAGCCATCGCTGCTTTCAAGCAAATAGTTATTACCAACCCAGGTGATCCACTTGCGCACATAAGCCTGGCGACGGCCTTGCAACAGCATGGTGATCTAGAAGATGCCGTTGCAGAATATCAGCAAGCGATTGCCTTAAGACCGAGCGATGCTTTTGCTCACGAAAGCTTAGGTCTATTGTTTCAATCACAAGGCAAAATAGTAGATGCAATAAGACAGTACCAGGATGCTGTCCGCCTGCGTCCCGATGTACCATTGTTGCGCTTGAATTTAGGTATTGCTTTGCGCGTTTACGGCAATCTTGATGGCGCCATTACTGAATTAGGTAATGTAGTAGCAGCTTATCCGGATAACTTAAAAGCGAGATCCCAGCTAGCTGCCACTTATCAGGACAAAGGCGACTGGCGCAATGCAATTATTGAATATCGTAAGGTGCTGGTGCATGAACCAGGCAACTTCTCAATTCGCTACAACTACGCCAACTCACTGCTATCGACTGGCGACGCAGCAGGCGCTTCGCATGAATTTGCTCGCGCAATTGCTATCGAACCATCGGTGCCGGAAGCACACGCTCAATTAGCAACAGCTTTGACCATGCAAGGCAATTTGCAAGACGCGGCAAAAGAATTGAAAACAGCTACCGGCATAAAAGCAGATCGTGCCGACTGGCAGTACTCGCTGGGCAATGTACTAACTAAGCTTGGCTCGTACAACGATGCAATTACAGCATTCCGCAATGCTCACAAGATAAAGCCCGGCGATATTGAAACCATTTACGGCTTGGGCTATGCACTGCAATTGAGCGGTGATATGGACTCAGCTGCGCAACAGTTTGAAGTTGTCATCAAAGCCAGTCCGGACAACATCAATGCTCACTACAATTTGGGCATAATAAGACAAAACAAAGGTCAGTTGGCGCAAGCGGAAAGTGAATTCCGTGCGGTGCTGAATTCCACACCAAATGACGGACAAGCATTGATAAACCTCGGTCGCACATTGCTTATGAAAGGACAATTGGGTGAAGCGGTAGGTTACTATCGCCAAGGTCTTTCTATAGAAACAAACGACGCCAATGCCTATGTGGAACTGGGCAAAGCATTAATCACGTTGAAAGACAGACCCGGCGCTCGCTCGGCATTGGAATCAGCCATTGCTCTTAATCCCAACAATAAAGATGCGCAGCTAAGCCTGGCTGTTCTATCAACCGATGAAGGCAATCCAGAGAAAGCCGAAGTTATCTACAGACAATTGCTCGCTCAAAACCCAGAGGACAGCAAAATACTTGCGCTTTTGGCGGACAACTTGTCCGATCAAAATAAAAACGAGCAGTCAATTGAGATTTATCAACGACTGGTGCAAATTAATCCGCGCTCGCCACAAGCCTACAACAATCTTGGTTTAGCCTTGCAAAAGACAGGCGACCTCACAGGTGCCGCATCGCAATACCGCAAAGCTATGGAATTTGACGCCACCTTTATGGAAGCCCATGTCAATCTCGGCAATATTTACTTGATTCAGAAAGACTTTGGCGGCGCTATGAATGAGTACAAGTCAGCCAGCGTGGCAGCACCGAATAATGTCCAAGTGCACTACAACCTTGGCTTAGCTTATGCCGGACAAAATATGGCTCCTGAAGCAAAAGCGGAATACCAAAGAGCAGTTAGTCTCGACGACAAGTTTTCTGCCGCCTACTATGCTTTGGGGTTGGTCAACATGGCTGACAATAATGTGCCGGATGCGGTTGCTTCCTTCGAAAAATACTTGTCGCTCGAGCCGGCTGGGCCTTATGCCGAATCAGCCAACAGCAATTTGGCTAAAATAAGACAAGTGGCCGCTCCTCCTGCTGCAACAACAGAGGCGCCGACCACGCCAGATGCCCCAAGCAGCACATCCCAAGTTGAAAATCTTGTGAGGTAG
- a CDS encoding aminotransferase class III-fold pyridoxal phosphate-dependent enzyme, whose amino-acid sequence MVLYKKDMQEKSRLPIVDRQALRYEQMAAEALTNSIEHLNHAYRQKLCGAEGAVEFRDGGVYTYDNHGKRYLDCLGGYGIFNVGHRHPRVIEAVRNQLDQVCLHSQDLLNPWAAELAAKLADIAPGKLKYTFFCNSGTEAVEGALKLARLYTGKTEIISTRNAYHGVSMGALSATGRDVFRKPFEPLLEGFVHVPFGDAEAIEAAITKKTAAVILEPIQGEGGIHVPPKGYLKKVRRITQKHGILLILDEVQTGMGRTGRMFACEHENVQPDIICLAKALGGGVMPIGAFMSTSKIWKVLESNPTIHNSTFGGNPLACTAASATIDVLRDEHLPARATMMGNHFMRRLTQLQRRYPEYIAEVRGKGLLIGLEFETKEVREAVQVELFHRGVLVAATLNANRTIRIEPPLIITESQINFMVDTLEDILVDITNKKVKVKKRKAKKD is encoded by the coding sequence ATGGTTCTCTACAAGAAGGACATGCAAGAAAAGTCACGGTTACCGATTGTAGACAGACAGGCTCTGCGCTACGAGCAGATGGCAGCTGAGGCACTGACGAATTCAATTGAACACTTAAACCATGCCTACAGACAAAAACTTTGTGGGGCTGAAGGTGCAGTTGAGTTTCGTGACGGTGGTGTTTATACCTACGACAATCATGGCAAACGCTATTTAGATTGCCTTGGTGGTTACGGTATATTCAACGTCGGACACAGACACCCGCGCGTTATCGAAGCTGTGCGCAATCAGTTAGATCAAGTCTGCTTGCACAGTCAGGACTTGCTCAATCCTTGGGCAGCTGAGCTTGCAGCCAAACTAGCTGACATTGCTCCAGGCAAATTGAAGTACACATTCTTCTGTAACAGTGGAACAGAAGCAGTTGAAGGCGCCTTGAAGCTTGCTCGCTTGTACACAGGCAAGACCGAAATCATCTCCACACGCAACGCTTATCATGGCGTCTCCATGGGCGCGCTTTCGGCAACCGGTCGCGATGTATTTCGTAAGCCGTTTGAGCCATTGCTTGAAGGTTTTGTGCACGTGCCATTCGGCGATGCCGAAGCTATTGAAGCTGCAATCACAAAGAAAACAGCAGCCGTTATCCTTGAACCAATTCAAGGTGAAGGCGGTATACATGTGCCACCGAAGGGCTACTTGAAAAAAGTACGTCGTATAACCCAAAAGCACGGCATCTTGCTTATTCTCGATGAAGTGCAAACAGGTATGGGTCGTACTGGTCGCATGTTTGCTTGCGAGCATGAAAATGTCCAGCCGGATATCATATGCTTAGCCAAAGCATTAGGCGGTGGTGTCATGCCGATTGGTGCTTTCATGTCGACATCGAAGATTTGGAAAGTGTTGGAGTCAAACCCAACAATTCACAACTCGACATTTGGTGGAAATCCGCTTGCTTGTACGGCAGCATCCGCCACAATTGATGTATTGCGAGATGAACACTTGCCTGCTCGTGCAACCATGATGGGCAACCACTTTATGCGTCGCTTAACGCAGCTTCAGAGACGTTATCCTGAATACATTGCTGAAGTTAGAGGCAAAGGTCTTTTGATTGGCTTGGAATTCGAAACCAAGGAAGTCCGTGAAGCTGTCCAAGTTGAACTCTTCCACAGAGGTGTATTGGTAGCCGCTACGCTCAATGCGAACCGCACAATTCGTATCGAGCCACCATTAATCATCACCGAATCACAAATCAACTTCATGGTTGATACCTTGGAAGATATCTTGGTCGACATCACCAATAAAAAGGTGAAGGTCAAGAAGAGAAAAGCCAAGAAGGACTAA
- a CDS encoding transcriptional repressor — MTLSSVEDILIEHGVKPTPQRVVIAKYMLETHSHPTADEVLQAVESKLPVALSRATVYNTLNTLVQAGVIREVVTEAERTRYDANMTEHHHFVDVKSGKILDIPADQIAHLKPLLGNNYKVHSYQITFFGEVKDQ; from the coding sequence ATGACATTATCCTCAGTAGAAGACATCCTTATAGAACACGGCGTAAAACCAACGCCGCAGAGGGTTGTAATCGCCAAATACATGTTGGAGACCCACTCGCATCCTACTGCTGATGAGGTTTTGCAAGCTGTTGAAAGCAAATTGCCGGTAGCTCTATCACGCGCAACCGTCTACAACACCCTAAATACACTTGTTCAAGCAGGCGTTATTAGAGAGGTTGTGACCGAGGCGGAAAGAACCCGCTACGATGCCAACATGACTGAACACCATCACTTTGTTGATGTGAAATCGGGCAAGATTTTGGACATCCCAGCCGACCAGATAGCACACCTGAAACCCTTACTGGGCAACAATTACAAGGTTCACAGCTATCAAATTACTTTCTTTGGGGAAGTCAAAGACCAGTAA